The Vibrio mangrovi genome includes a region encoding these proteins:
- a CDS encoding carboxylesterase/lipase family protein, whose product MKKNRIYMLALAIVGVSCNVYSHVNTVVETDYGLVQGEQNGPVISYKGIPYAQPPVGELRWRAPQPAESWDGVLQAKDFANDCLQASFPGDTSQMNNERSENCLFLNVWKPAEPSRTLRPVMVWIHGGGFVNGGSSAPTYDGTSFAENGVVMVSFNYRLGRFGFFAHPALTAAQEESVLGNYGFMDQIAALKWVKENIAQFGGDPNRVTVVGESAGGVSIHVLLTSPLAENLFDQAIIQSGAGRTLSSRYISKENEETGAAPAETAGILFAKKFNISGEGPDTLEALRALPAEDVVSGLNMMNMGGDPTYSGPMRDEKLIIDHPQNIYSSGHALTVPVMLGATTAEISNMSLFPRVPETVDEALAIFGPFRAELARYAYGVTNDTTVMALAQDIGRDSAMVEPARFIMREAVKQGQPVYGYRFGYVADSLKPTSDGAAHASDIAYAFNTVRAQYHDELTESDQAMADMVHQYWVNFIRYGNPNGFGLPYWSQYRHWYENLMMFSNSGVNNSGMVRDPWKLRLDLIESIR is encoded by the coding sequence ATGAAAAAGAACCGCATATACATGCTGGCTCTCGCAATTGTGGGGGTGAGTTGCAATGTGTATTCACATGTAAATACCGTTGTAGAAACCGATTATGGACTGGTACAGGGCGAACAGAATGGCCCAGTGATTTCATATAAGGGAATTCCTTATGCGCAACCGCCAGTCGGAGAGCTCCGCTGGCGTGCACCGCAACCAGCAGAGTCATGGGATGGTGTTTTACAGGCAAAAGATTTTGCAAATGACTGTTTGCAGGCGTCATTTCCCGGTGATACCTCCCAGATGAATAATGAGAGGTCTGAAAACTGCCTCTTCCTGAATGTCTGGAAACCTGCCGAGCCGAGCCGGACACTGCGTCCTGTTATGGTGTGGATCCATGGTGGTGGCTTTGTTAATGGAGGTTCATCTGCACCGACTTATGACGGAACTTCGTTTGCTGAAAACGGCGTTGTGATGGTGAGTTTTAACTATCGTCTGGGACGTTTTGGCTTTTTTGCCCATCCGGCCTTAACTGCCGCACAGGAAGAGTCGGTACTTGGCAACTATGGTTTCATGGACCAGATCGCTGCACTGAAATGGGTTAAAGAGAATATTGCGCAGTTTGGTGGTGATCCGAATCGGGTGACGGTTGTCGGTGAATCTGCCGGAGGAGTGTCCATTCATGTGCTGTTAACATCACCATTGGCTGAGAATTTGTTTGATCAGGCAATTATTCAGTCAGGAGCCGGGCGGACCCTGAGTAGCCGCTATATTTCAAAAGAGAATGAAGAAACAGGTGCTGCACCTGCTGAGACTGCCGGTATATTATTTGCGAAGAAGTTTAATATCAGCGGTGAAGGGCCGGATACTCTGGAAGCTTTGCGGGCACTACCGGCTGAAGATGTTGTCAGTGGTCTGAATATGATGAATATGGGCGGCGATCCTACCTATTCAGGCCCGATGCGTGATGAAAAACTGATCATCGATCATCCTCAGAATATCTATTCATCCGGACACGCTTTAACTGTGCCGGTGATGCTTGGTGCGACAACGGCAGAGATTTCGAACATGTCATTGTTTCCGAGAGTCCCTGAAACGGTAGATGAAGCATTAGCGATCTTCGGCCCGTTTCGTGCGGAACTTGCCCGGTATGCCTATGGTGTGACCAATGATACGACGGTCATGGCACTCGCGCAGGATATTGGCCGTGATTCTGCAATGGTTGAGCCTGCTCGCTTTATTATGCGGGAAGCAGTTAAGCAGGGACAGCCTGTTTATGGCTATCGTTTTGGCTATGTTGCAGATTCATTGAAGCCGACTTCTGACGGTGCTGCCCATGCCAGTGATATTGCTTATGCATTTAATACGGTCAGAGCCCAATATCATGATGAATTGACTGAGTCGGATCAGGCAATGGCGGATATGGTTCACCAGTATTGGGTGAATTTCATCCGCTACGGTAATCCGAATGGCTTTGGTTTACCTTATTGGTCTCAGTACCGGCATTGGTATGAGAATTTGATGATGTTCTCGAATAGTGGTGTCAATAATTCCGGCATGGTCCGTGATCCCTGGAAATTACGATTAGATTTAATTGAATCGATCCGGTAA
- a CDS encoding carboxylesterase/lipase family protein, whose translation MKKNHIYALALAVLGISCNAYSGMRTGNTIVATDHGLVQGVQNGEVTSYKGIPYAQPPVGELRWRAPQPANPWDSVLQAKEYGNDCLQAPFPGDSSQMDNGMSEDCLFLNVWKPAHPSRALRPVMVWIHGGGFVNGGSSAPTYDGTSFAEKGVVMVSFNYRLGRFGFFAHPALTAAQEEPVLGNYGFMDQIAALKWIKENIAQFGGDPNQVTVVGESAGGMSIHALLTSPLAKNLFDRAIIQSGSGRLNFSGRYLDKESPSGEAPAEVAGTLFAEKFNINGEGSDALDALRALPAEDIVSGLNMMNMGGDPTYSGPMIDGKLVTAHPQDIYSSGPALSIPVLVGATTAEIPVMSPFSSFPETVDEALAIFGPFRSEIARYAYGVEETTPVMGLGLNIIRDTGMVEPARFVMKEAEKQGQPVYGYRFGYVADSLKPTSDGAAHASDIAYAFNTLQAQYHSDVTESDQAMADMVHQYWVNFVRYGNPNGSNLPYWSQYRSWNENLMMFSNNGVNDSGTVRDPWELRLDLVESIQ comes from the coding sequence ATGAAAAAGAACCATATTTACGCACTGGCATTAGCGGTGCTAGGGATTAGTTGTAATGCGTATTCGGGAATGAGAACCGGGAATACGATTGTGGCAACCGATCATGGGTTGGTACAAGGTGTCCAGAACGGTGAGGTGACTTCGTATAAGGGGATTCCTTATGCACAACCGCCGGTCGGAGAGCTTCGCTGGCGTGCTCCGCAGCCAGCAAACCCGTGGGATAGTGTTTTACAGGCGAAAGAATATGGAAATGACTGTCTGCAGGCGCCATTTCCCGGTGATTCATCTCAGATGGATAACGGGATGTCTGAAGATTGCCTCTTTCTGAATGTCTGGAAACCGGCTCATCCAAGCCGGGCGTTGCGTCCGGTTATGGTGTGGATCCATGGCGGCGGCTTTGTCAATGGTGGTTCGTCCGCACCAACTTACGACGGTACTTCGTTTGCTGAAAAAGGCGTTGTGATGGTGAGTTTTAACTATCGTCTGGGACGCTTTGGCTTTTTTGCTCATCCTGCCTTAACGGCTGCGCAGGAAGAACCGGTGCTTGGAAATTATGGATTTATGGACCAGATCGCGGCACTGAAATGGATTAAGGAGAATATTGCACAGTTTGGTGGTGACCCGAATCAAGTGACGGTTGTCGGTGAATCTGCCGGGGGAATGTCTATTCATGCCCTGTTAACATCGCCGTTAGCTAAGAATTTATTTGACCGGGCTATCATTCAATCAGGATCTGGCCGGTTGAATTTTAGTGGTCGCTATCTTGATAAAGAAAGTCCGTCGGGCGAGGCTCCGGCTGAAGTCGCCGGGACGTTGTTTGCAGAAAAATTTAATATTAACGGGGAAGGATCGGATGCACTGGATGCTCTGAGAGCCTTACCGGCTGAAGATATTGTCAGTGGCTTGAATATGATGAATATGGGCGGAGATCCGACTTATTCCGGACCGATGATTGATGGTAAATTGGTAACCGCTCATCCTCAGGATATTTATTCATCCGGCCCTGCTTTGTCCATTCCGGTGCTGGTCGGAGCAACAACCGCAGAAATTCCGGTTATGTCACCATTTTCCTCGTTTCCTGAAACTGTCGATGAAGCATTGGCGATTTTCGGACCATTTCGCTCGGAGATTGCCAGATATGCTTATGGCGTGGAGGAAACGACTCCGGTCATGGGACTTGGGCTGAACATTATCCGGGATACAGGGATGGTTGAGCCTGCCCGCTTTGTGATGAAAGAAGCAGAGAAGCAGGGACAACCGGTTTATGGTTACCGGTTTGGTTATGTTGCTGATTCACTGAAACCAACATCTGACGGCGCTGCTCATGCCAGTGATATTGCCTACGCTTTTAACACGCTTCAGGCCCAGTATCATAGTGATGTGACTGAATCGGATCAGGCAATGGCTGATATGGTTCATCAGTACTGGGTGAATTTCGTTCGCTATGGTAATCCAAATGGCTCAAACCTGCCTTACTGGTCTCAGTACCGCAGCTGGAATGAGAATCTGATGATGTTCTCCAATAACGGTGTAAATGACTCCGGAACAGTACGTGATCCCTGGGAATTGCGATTGGATTTAGTTGAATCGATCCAGTAG
- a CDS encoding carboxylesterase/lipase family protein, with protein sequence MKKNRIYALVLTVLGVSCNVYSGVKTGDTIVETNNGLVQGVQSGEVISYKGIPYAQPPVGNLRWRAPQPIESWDGVFQANDYGHDCLEVPFPSDLTTSDNEMSENCLYLNVWKPAQPSRTLRPVIVWIHGGGFVNGSSSEPAYNIRAFARQGIVGVSFNYRLGRFGFFAHPALSNAQEDPTLGNYGFMDQIAALNWVKENVAQFGGDPNQVTVVGESAGGLSIHALLTSPLAGHLFDRAIIQSGAGRVNFSNNYLSKTNEKGDISAEEVGVLFAEKEGISGEGPDALQALRALPAEEILGNLNLLTLGSDPTYSGPMIDGKVVTAHPEDFYSAGQGLSVPLLVGATTLELPIMSFFDTIPQTKEEALSLFGPVRSEIARWIYGVTDETAPMELVQDIARDAGMVEPARFVMREADKQGQTIYGYRFGYVNDAQKATAEGAAHASDIAYAFNTVKAVYKDKLTESDQAMADMVHQYWVNFVRYGNPNGAGLPYWSRYHGWADNLMMFSNDGVNQSGMVRDPWQLRLDLIESIQ encoded by the coding sequence ATGAAAAAGAACCGCATATATGCACTGGTATTAACGGTGCTGGGGGTTAGTTGTAATGTGTATTCCGGGGTAAAAACCGGGGATACGATCGTAGAAACTAATAATGGATTGGTTCAGGGTGTTCAAAGTGGTGAGGTCATCTCCTATAAAGGGATTCCTTATGCTCAGCCGCCAGTCGGAAATCTACGCTGGCGGGCACCACAACCCATTGAGTCATGGGATGGTGTGTTTCAGGCAAATGATTATGGTCATGACTGCCTTGAAGTACCGTTTCCCAGTGATTTGACGACCAGTGATAATGAGATGTCTGAAAACTGTCTCTACCTGAATGTCTGGAAACCTGCTCAGCCAAGTCGGACGCTACGTCCGGTAATCGTATGGATCCATGGTGGTGGTTTTGTTAACGGTAGCTCATCGGAGCCAGCTTATAACATTAGAGCATTTGCCAGACAGGGGATTGTAGGTGTGAGCTTCAACTACCGTCTGGGACGCTTCGGATTTTTTGCCCATCCGGCATTGAGCAATGCACAAGAAGATCCAACACTGGGCAATTATGGGTTCATGGATCAGATAGCAGCATTAAATTGGGTGAAAGAGAACGTTGCTCAGTTTGGTGGCGATCCGAATCAGGTGACTGTTGTCGGTGAGTCTGCCGGTGGATTGTCGATTCATGCGCTTCTCACTTCTCCACTGGCTGGTCATCTGTTTGATCGGGCGATTATTCAGTCAGGAGCAGGACGGGTTAACTTTAGTAATAATTATCTGTCGAAGACCAATGAGAAAGGGGATATTTCAGCAGAAGAGGTTGGGGTATTATTTGCAGAGAAAGAAGGAATCAGTGGTGAAGGACCTGATGCTTTGCAAGCACTACGCGCCCTACCTGCAGAGGAGATTCTTGGTAATCTGAATCTGTTGACTCTGGGAAGTGACCCTACTTATTCCGGTCCTATGATCGATGGTAAGGTGGTGACAGCTCATCCGGAAGACTTCTATTCTGCAGGGCAGGGACTTTCTGTTCCACTGCTGGTTGGAGCCACAACTTTGGAACTGCCAATCATGTCGTTCTTTGATACGATTCCACAGACTAAAGAAGAAGCTTTGTCTCTCTTTGGACCTGTCCGTTCGGAAATTGCCCGTTGGATCTACGGTGTGACAGATGAAACGGCACCGATGGAACTTGTACAGGATATAGCCCGTGATGCAGGTATGGTAGAACCAGCCCGCTTTGTAATGAGAGAAGCAGATAAGCAGGGACAGACTATCTATGGTTATCGCTTCGGTTACGTTAATGATGCGCAGAAAGCGACGGCTGAAGGTGCAGCGCATGCCAGTGATATCGCTTATGCATTTAATACGGTTAAAGCTGTATATAAAGACAAGCTGACAGAATCGGATCAGGCAATGGCTGATATGGTTCATCAGTATTGGGTTAACTTTGTTCGTTACGGTAATCCGAATGGTGCAGGTTTACCTTACTGGTCCCGTTATCATGGCTGGGCGGATAATCTGATGATGTTTTCCAATGATGGAGTCAATCAGAGCGGAATGGTTCGTGATCCCTGGCAGTTACGGTTAGATTTAATCGAGTCCATTCAGTAA
- a CDS encoding methyl-accepting chemotaxis protein, with translation MKKYGLKQVLLISVMLLVGASVSISSYISYIKQAETISQLITASGTDYAANKADLVEQFISEKVAGIKGIGEMYQNTSLPGQTPQDYINQASVFATTLNTGSSFIGFEATGDAYWNQISDAWPDHKFKGDIRTMSYYKDGRKAVTPSMTEPYPDSAHPDIYWVSIVQKIKDGMIGVDMQLAFLSQLVKESTDIEGSVALILNQDTTVLASSSTALKPGDKGRDFSWFRDVVNKAVTQEQTVQDYVLNGQDKILFTHRIKVADKNWYFVIGLNKAIAFKGLESAKHAAITTTVVATIVSVIVAFFVIQLLYRPIILLKNMIAGLSRGDGDLTQRLEVHSNDDLGQIAGGINQFIGNLQEMMLEIQNASGQLQNSIGDMKQLSEHNSAILRNHVVETEQVVTAIEEMNATAESMATDAANTANLTQQANDTSAESRQIVAQSQSTVSALISDVETSSTHIQHMSDETQSIHSILNVIGDIAEQTNLLALNAAIEAARAGEQGRGFAVVADEVRNLASRTKKSTEEIEEALSRLLKGTEAIVGSMEHTRQRCQETSAGSENVAVSLETMTDFVSKINDLSTQIATAAEEQSSVTHEVSRNMSALNDIVNELDTNGQKSLSGMEDITSVNHNLINIVGRFKL, from the coding sequence ATGAAAAAGTACGGACTTAAACAAGTATTACTTATTTCAGTGATGTTACTCGTTGGTGCCTCTGTATCAATTTCCAGCTATATCTCTTATATCAAACAAGCTGAAACAATTTCGCAATTGATCACTGCATCCGGAACAGATTACGCTGCTAATAAAGCCGATTTGGTTGAACAGTTTATCAGCGAGAAAGTTGCTGGGATAAAGGGCATCGGAGAAATGTATCAAAATACATCACTCCCCGGTCAGACACCTCAGGATTATATTAATCAGGCAAGTGTTTTTGCGACTACCTTAAACACCGGCAGTTCATTCATTGGTTTTGAAGCCACTGGTGATGCGTACTGGAATCAGATCAGTGATGCCTGGCCAGACCATAAGTTCAAGGGTGATATCAGGACCATGAGCTACTACAAAGATGGCAGAAAAGCAGTCACACCATCAATGACAGAGCCTTATCCGGATAGTGCACATCCTGATATTTACTGGGTCAGCATTGTCCAGAAAATTAAGGACGGAATGATTGGCGTTGACATGCAACTTGCTTTCCTGAGCCAGCTCGTTAAAGAGTCAACAGATATTGAAGGATCCGTCGCCTTAATTCTGAACCAGGACACAACGGTTCTGGCTTCTTCTTCAACAGCTTTGAAACCCGGAGACAAAGGCCGCGATTTCAGCTGGTTCAGAGACGTTGTCAACAAAGCCGTTACACAGGAACAAACTGTGCAGGACTACGTTCTCAATGGACAGGATAAAATCTTATTTACCCATCGGATCAAAGTTGCCGATAAGAACTGGTATTTTGTGATCGGTCTGAATAAAGCGATTGCGTTTAAAGGACTGGAATCAGCAAAACATGCCGCGATTACAACGACGGTTGTCGCTACGATTGTGAGTGTGATTGTGGCCTTCTTCGTCATCCAGCTCCTGTATCGCCCAATTATTTTGCTGAAAAATATGATTGCAGGCCTCTCCCGTGGAGACGGGGATCTGACGCAACGTCTGGAAGTTCATTCCAATGACGATTTGGGACAGATTGCCGGAGGCATTAACCAGTTTATTGGTAATCTGCAGGAAATGATGCTGGAAATCCAAAATGCGTCAGGTCAGCTCCAGAACAGTATCGGAGACATGAAACAGCTTTCGGAACACAACTCTGCAATCCTGAGAAACCATGTGGTCGAAACCGAACAGGTTGTCACAGCGATTGAAGAAATGAATGCAACAGCCGAATCAATGGCAACAGATGCAGCGAATACTGCTAACCTGACACAGCAGGCAAATGATACAAGTGCTGAATCAAGACAGATTGTTGCCCAGTCGCAAAGTACCGTATCGGCCTTGATCAGTGATGTTGAAACCTCCTCCACCCATATTCAGCATATGAGTGATGAAACCCAGAGTATCCACTCGATTCTGAATGTTATCGGAGATATTGCAGAACAAACCAACCTGCTGGCACTCAATGCTGCAATAGAAGCGGCCAGAGCTGGCGAACAGGGACGAGGTTTTGCCGTCGTGGCCGATGAAGTAAGAAACCTGGCCAGCAGAACCAAAAAAAGTACTGAAGAAATTGAAGAAGCACTTTCCAGACTACTCAAAGGCACAGAAGCAATTGTCGGTTCAATGGAACACACCAGACAGCGTTGTCAGGAAACTTCCGCTGGTTCCGAAAATGTTGCGGTCAGCCTGGAGACAATGACAGATTTTGTTTCTAAAATTAATGATTTAAGTACACAAATCGCCACAGCAGCAGAAGAACAGAGCAGTGTAACACATGAAGTTAGCCGCAATATGTCTGCGTTGAATGATATCGTCAATGAACTGGATACCAATGGACAGAAATCTTTGTCAGGCATGGAAGATATCACCAGTGTTAACCATAACCTGATCAACATTGTCGGGCGGTTTAAATTATAA
- the ribB gene encoding 3,4-dihydroxy-2-butanone-4-phosphate synthase — MNQLNLLAEFGDPMTRVEIALQALREGKGVLLLDDEDRENEGDLIYSAEHLTQAQMALMIRECSGIVCLCLTEKDADRLELPPMVQNNNSKNQTAFTVSIEAKEGVTTGVSAADRVTTIKTAVHPETKGNDLARPGHVFPLRARDGGVLVRRGHTEGTVDLMKLAGLQPAGILCEVTNEDGTMAKTPEIIRFSHQHDLPVLTIEDIATYLLQKHLKSA, encoded by the coding sequence ATGAATCAGTTAAACTTACTCGCCGAATTCGGCGACCCGATGACTCGGGTTGAAATAGCATTACAAGCATTAAGAGAAGGAAAAGGGGTCTTACTGCTTGACGATGAAGACCGGGAAAATGAAGGCGATCTTATTTATTCGGCAGAACATCTGACACAGGCACAGATGGCACTCATGATCCGCGAATGCAGCGGCATTGTTTGTCTGTGCTTAACAGAAAAAGATGCAGATCGTCTGGAACTGCCGCCAATGGTTCAGAACAACAACAGTAAGAATCAAACGGCTTTCACGGTCAGTATTGAAGCTAAAGAAGGTGTAACCACCGGGGTTTCTGCCGCAGATCGGGTCACAACGATTAAAACTGCGGTTCACCCGGAAACAAAGGGCAACGATTTGGCCCGCCCCGGACATGTATTCCCGTTGCGGGCCCGGGATGGTGGTGTTTTAGTTCGTCGCGGTCATACCGAAGGGACCGTCGATCTAATGAAGCTGGCAGGACTACAACCCGCAGGTATTTTATGTGAAGTCACCAATGAAGACGGTACGATGGCAAAAACACCGGAAATTATCCGTTTTAGCCATCAACATGATTTACCGGTTCTGACCATTGAAGACATTGCAACCTACCTGCTCCAGAAACACCTGAAATCAGCCTGA